One genomic region from Indicator indicator isolate 239-I01 chromosome 7, UM_Iind_1.1, whole genome shotgun sequence encodes:
- the PSTK gene encoding L-seryl-tRNA(Sec) kinase, with the protein MAAAQEEEPGGAGRARVGLCVLCGLPAAGKSTLARALRCQLPQRLGWACALLTYDELIPPEAFGPCELEAGSQEPSSLLPRWKRSRRELLQCLESFLLALLTRDPLSRPAAATQPAWERFLACCRQQGLLSAESHAGASYRTLGDASRPLYLILDDNFYYQSMRYEVYQLARKYSLSFCQLFLECPLECCLQRNRLRSQPIPDQTICLMANKIEMPDLKKNAWEQNSLLLPSGGGTSEDHCQIISLLARALENPLKQNEESTENKEADRAICAASAIHQADQTCRRIISQAMKDAKDTGNKKVLPGEMKSLAEELGKLKAEFLEDLRQGNNWKDQICLEKTAKNQKPGHCVHVGLTPASKGTENLVLASKLLIPTYTEAPHAVTPPHYDKHFDFRHRTLDKKETGV; encoded by the exons ATGGCGGCGGCGCAGGAAGAGGAGCCAGGCGGCGCTGGGCGCGCCCGGGTGGGCCTGTGCGTGCTGTGCGGGCTACCGGCGGCCGGCAAGTCCACCCTGGCCCGCGCCCTGCGCTGCCAACTGCCGCAGCGCCTAGGCTGGGCCTGCGCCCTCCTCACCTACGACGAGCTGATCCCGCCAGAAGCCTTCGGCCCGTGCGAGCTGGAAGCGGGGTCGCAGGAACCGTCCTCATTG CTGCCGCGCTGGAAGCGGAGCCGGcgggagctgctgcagtgcctaGAGAGCTTCCTGCTGGCGCTGCTCACCAGGGACCCGCTCTCCCGCCCTGCCGCCGCCACCCAGCCGGCCTGGGAGCGCTTCCTGGCCTGCTGCCggcagcaggggctgctctcagcagaaagCCACGCCGGAGCTAGTTACCGGACATTGGGAGACGCGTCTCGGCCGCTCTACCTGATCTTGGATGACAACTTTTATTACCAGAGCATGAGATATGAGGTGTACCAGCTGGCTCGCAAAT ATTCCTTGAGCTTCTGCCAGCTATTTTTAGAGTGTCCACTTGAATGCTGCTTGCAGAGAAATCGTCTCAGAAGCCAGCCCATACCTGACCAGACAATATGCTTGATGgcaaacaaaatagaaatgcCTGATCTCAAGAAAAATGCCTGGGAGCAGAACAGCCTCCTTCTGCCAAGTGGTGGTGGCACTTCAGAGGATCATTGT CAGATAATTAGTTTGCTGGCCAGGGCTTTGGAAAACCCACTCAAGCAGAACGAGGAGAGCACTGAGAACAAG GAAGCAGACCGAGCAATCTGTGCAGCTAGTGCCATCCATCAGGCAGACCAGACCTGCAGGCGCATCATCTCCCAGGCCATGAAGGATGCTAAAGATACAGGTA aTAAAAAGGTACTCCCAGGGGAGATGAAGAGCCTGGCAGAAGAACTCGGCAAACTCAAAGCAGAATTTCTGGAAGACTTGCGTCAGGGAAATAATTGGAAAGACCAAATTTGCCTGGAAA AAACTGCAAAGAACCAGAAGCCCGGCCACTGTGTGCATGTAGGGTTAACTCCAGCCTCCAAAGGAACTGAAAATTTGGTGCTAGCTTCAAAGCTGCTAATACCAACATACACAGAAGCTCCACATGCAGTGACACCACCTCACTATGACAAACACTTTGATTTCAGACACAGAACTCTTGATAAGAAGGAAACAGGAGTATGA